Proteins from a genomic interval of Lolium perenne isolate Kyuss_39 chromosome 1, Kyuss_2.0, whole genome shotgun sequence:
- the LOC127292937 gene encoding probable carbohydrate esterase At4g34215 produces MAPAAAAATMLLLLLVALLAAPTALAGGEKIPTLVFILAGQSNMGGRGGATVGGRWDGYVPPQCAPSPRTLRLSPALQWEEAREPLHAGVDVGNVLGVGPGMPFAHAVLRSARVPKGSVVGLVPCAQGGTPIANWSRGTDLYDRMVTRARAAVAGTGGRGRLAAMLWFQGETDTIRREDALAYAGRMEAMVRDVRRDLAMPDLLVIQVGIATGQGKFVDLVRKAQRAVRVPNLRYVDAKGLPIANDYTHLTTQAQVRLGAMLAEAYLATLH; encoded by the exons ATGgcaccagcggcggcggcggcaacaatgctgctgctcctcctcgtcgCCCTCCTCGCGGCGCCCACGGCGCTTGCCGGCGGCGAGAAGATCCCGACGCTGGTGTTCATCCTGGCGGGGCAGTCCAACATGGGGGGCCGGGGCGGCGCCACGGTCGGCGGCAGGTGGGACGGGTACGTCCCGCCGCAGTGCGCGCCGTCCCCGCGCACCCTGCGCCTCTCCCCGGCGCTGCAGTGGGAGGAGGCCCGCGAGCCGCTCCACGCCGGCGTGGACGTCGGCAACGTGCTCGGGGTCGGCCCCGGCATGCCGTTCGCGCACGCGGTGCTGCGGTCCGCCAGGGTGCCCAAGGGCAGCGTGGTGGGGCTGGTGCCGTGCGCGCAGGGCGGCACGCCGATCGCCAACTGGTCGCGCGGCACGGACCTGTACGACCGCATGGTCACCCGCGCCAGGGCCGCCGTGGCCGGCACCGGGGGGCGCGGCAGGCTGGCGGCGATGCTGTGGTTCCAAGGGGAGACGGACACCATCAGGAGGGAGGACGCGCTGGCCTACGCCGGCCGCATGGAGGCCATGGTCCGCGACGTGCGGCGGGACCTCGCCATGCCCGACCTCCTCGTCATCCAG GTTGGGATCGCGACGGGGCAGGGCAAGTTCGTGGATCTGGTGCGCAAGGCGCAGCGGGCGGTGAGGGTGCCCAACCTCCGGTACGTCGACGCCAAGGGCCTCCCCATCGCCAACGACTACACGCACCTCACCACCCAGGCACAGGTCCGCCTCGGCGCCATgctcgccgaagcttacctcgccACGCTCCACTGA